A genome region from Methanobacterium subterraneum includes the following:
- a CDS encoding ATPase domain-containing protein yields MERIKTGINGIDQFTGGLPRGKTVLITGDAGSGKTIFGLQFAITSCQQNLKTVYITTEEDSKDLFTQGETFNWDIKSFTDSGLLQFIELAGVRARVTEAEISIDVGAMKGNFSKFLRDLPEDTETVILDNIGSFTAKLTPYEFRDRFDLLVYELKERNITALIILDSATSKEFNEIALFSVYGAISLMKRENPYTGRRERVMDVVKMRSTKTPTQFMTYEINNNGIDIISGVESKE; encoded by the coding sequence TTGGAACGAATCAAAACAGGAATCAATGGAATAGACCAGTTTACAGGCGGACTTCCCCGAGGGAAAACAGTACTAATAACCGGTGATGCGGGTTCAGGTAAAACCATATTTGGTTTACAATTTGCCATAACCAGCTGCCAGCAGAACCTAAAAACTGTCTACATAACTACTGAAGAGGATTCAAAGGATCTTTTCACCCAGGGAGAAACATTCAACTGGGATATTAAATCATTCACCGACAGTGGCCTTCTCCAATTCATTGAACTAGCTGGTGTCAGAGCCAGGGTAACCGAAGCCGAGATCAGCATTGATGTCGGGGCCATGAAAGGGAATTTTTCTAAATTCCTTAGAGATCTGCCAGAAGATACGGAAACAGTGATACTTGATAATATAGGTAGTTTCACTGCTAAACTCACCCCCTATGAATTCCGTGATCGCTTTGATTTACTGGTTTATGAATTAAAGGAGCGTAACATAACTGCCCTCATCATTCTGGACAGTGCCACATCTAAAGAATTCAATGAAATTGCACTCTTCTCTGTTTACGGGGCCATAAGCCTCATGAAACGTGAAAATCCATATACTGGCCGTAGGGAGAGAGTGATGGATGTGGTTAAAATGAGAAGTACCAAAACACCCACCCAGTTCATGACCTATGAAATAAATAATAATGGGATAGATATTATTTCTGGAGTGGAGAGTAAAGAATAA
- a CDS encoding class III signal peptide-containing protein: MVDMDNKGQISVEVILFVAIVLFIVLAVGYYISDQSEQNNIATATRLGAENATTSMGITNPGMMPVRVDAVQMNGDQNITLIINLSYSSTQIKNTTLNGVYIALTSQGYSPQKGIGLNNYIQNLTMNTSRHNYTIQVA, translated from the coding sequence ATGGTTGATATGGATAATAAGGGGCAAATATCAGTAGAAGTAATCTTATTTGTAGCCATAGTATTATTTATTGTCCTTGCAGTTGGATATTACATTAGTGATCAAAGCGAACAAAACAACATTGCAACTGCAACCCGGCTAGGAGCAGAAAACGCCACCACTTCAATGGGAATCACAAATCCTGGAATGATGCCTGTAAGGGTAGATGCAGTCCAAATGAATGGAGATCAGAACATAACTTTAATCATAAACCTTTCATACTCTTCAACCCAAATCAAAAACACCACCTTGAATGGTGTTTATATTGCCCTTACTTCACAGGGGTATTCCCCTCAAAAAGGCATTGGACTCAATAATTACATCCAAAATTTAACCATGAATACTTCCAGACATAATTATACTATCCAAGTTGCATAG
- a CDS encoding methanogen output domain 1-containing protein, protein MSEVKILIVEDESIVAMDIKHRAEGLGYEVTAITPSGEEALEHVAGTRPDLVLMDIVLKGEMDGIEAAQKIRDSYDIPVVYLTAYSDERTLKRAKITEPFGYIIKPFEDRELHSAVEVALYKHQMESKLKESEKWLSTTLESIGDAVIATDKNGKLKFMNPVASEITGWDHDAAIGQPLSKIFNIIHEETGTPLEDPVVKVVENDAIIDLPSTVLLINKDGEKIPIDDSSAPIKDENGGIIGVALVFRDVTQRRKEAKEREELLKDKARGELSSFMVSALPVFASNIPPQVRNNIARSFADRFEKNIKPLFMEEMEKCQSNSGITNYDEKMILFRCYLSWVSEFMSNLGIDTEIDVHKNKSYLNFGSCPWAAEGDISPIFCLICRAIVIRSFTWTSLKGHVEQSQCLLDGDKGCSFEFIISWEHD, encoded by the coding sequence ATGTCTGAAGTGAAAATTCTGATTGTAGAAGACGAAAGTATAGTAGCCATGGATATTAAACATCGGGCTGAAGGTCTGGGTTATGAAGTCACTGCCATAACACCCTCTGGTGAAGAAGCCCTGGAACATGTTGCTGGCACCCGACCGGATCTGGTGCTGATGGATATTGTTCTCAAGGGAGAAATGGATGGTATTGAGGCAGCACAAAAGATACGAGATTCCTATGACATACCAGTAGTTTATTTAACTGCTTATTCTGATGAAAGAACCCTTAAACGGGCTAAAATCACTGAACCATTTGGTTACATTATTAAGCCCTTTGAGGATCGGGAACTACACAGTGCAGTGGAAGTAGCTCTCTACAAACATCAAATGGAAAGTAAACTTAAAGAAAGCGAAAAATGGTTATCCACCACCCTGGAAAGTATTGGGGATGCAGTAATTGCCACTGATAAAAATGGGAAACTAAAATTCATGAATCCGGTGGCTAGTGAGATAACTGGTTGGGATCATGATGCTGCTATTGGCCAGCCATTAAGTAAAATATTTAATATCATTCATGAGGAAACTGGAACACCACTTGAAGATCCAGTGGTTAAAGTGGTTGAAAATGATGCTATTATTGATTTACCCTCCACGGTACTTTTGATCAATAAAGATGGGGAAAAAATACCTATTGACGATAGTAGTGCTCCTATTAAAGATGAAAATGGGGGTATAATTGGGGTGGCCCTGGTATTTCGTGACGTGACCCAACGTAGAAAGGAAGCCAAAGAAAGAGAAGAATTGTTGAAGGATAAAGCCAGGGGAGAACTTTCCAGTTTCATGGTCAGCGCCCTGCCGGTGTTTGCATCTAACATCCCGCCACAGGTAAGGAATAACATTGCCCGTAGCTTCGCTGATCGGTTTGAGAAAAATATAAAACCCCTTTTCATGGAAGAAATGGAAAAATGTCAAAGTAATTCTGGAATTACTAATTATGATGAAAAAATGATATTATTCCGCTGTTACTTGTCATGGGTTAGTGAATTCATGTCCAATCTGGGTATTGATACTGAAATCGATGTCCATAAGAATAAAAGTTATTTAAACTTCGGAAGCTGTCCCTGGGCAGCTGAAGGTGATATAAGTCCCATATTCTGTTTAATATGCAGGGCCATTGTTATACGCAGTTTTACCTGGACCTCCCTGAAGGGACATGTAGAACAAAGCCAATGCCTACTGGATGGAGATAAAGGATGCTCCTTTGAATTTATTATATCATGGGAACATGATTAA
- a CDS encoding diphthine--ammonia ligase: MKAAVLFSGGKDSTLAAYKAMEDGWKVEYLLSMHSENPHSYMFHVPNIHLTQLLSQAMELPLIQAETPGEKEKELEDLKRAMLNLKNKGVEAIFTGAIHSEYQKSRIDGLCKEIGLESIAPLWHRDPLEYMQEVVNLGFEVIITSVSAEGLDESWLGRVIDEDLLEELKVLNEKYGLHMAFEGGEAETLVLDGPIFKKRLNILDSEKIWNRDSGHLVIKDAELVDK; this comes from the coding sequence ATGAAAGCAGCAGTACTTTTCTCAGGTGGTAAAGACAGCACCCTGGCCGCTTATAAGGCCATGGAAGATGGTTGGAAGGTGGAGTATCTCCTTTCCATGCACTCTGAAAATCCACATTCCTACATGTTCCATGTTCCCAACATTCACCTCACCCAGTTACTCTCCCAGGCCATGGAGTTACCCCTGATCCAGGCTGAAACTCCTGGTGAAAAGGAGAAAGAATTGGAGGATCTCAAACGCGCCATGTTAAACCTTAAAAATAAGGGTGTTGAAGCAATATTTACCGGTGCAATACATTCTGAGTATCAGAAATCACGTATTGATGGCCTATGTAAAGAGATAGGATTGGAATCCATAGCACCCCTTTGGCATCGAGACCCACTTGAGTATATGCAGGAGGTTGTTAACCTGGGATTTGAGGTTATAATCACCAGTGTATCTGCCGAAGGCCTGGATGAATCCTGGTTGGGAAGAGTAATAGATGAAGATTTACTGGAAGAACTAAAGGTTCTGAATGAAAAATACGGCCTGCACATGGCATTTGAAGGTGGAGAGGCTGAAACACTGGTACTAGATGGTCCCATATTCAAAAAAAGACTGAATATCCTGGATTCTGAAAAAATCTGGAATAGGGACAGTGGACATCTTGTAATTAAGGATGCTGAATTAGTTGATAAATAG
- the uvrC gene encoding excinuclease ABC subunit UvrC: MRSTISNPNDLPEKPGVYLLKDVQDEILYVGKAKSLKKRVKSYFKEDLEDPKTRVLMRHFHHLDYLVTDTEKEALILESNLIKKHLPRYNIRLKDDKRYPYLQITSDDYPRLLITRNVRDDGSHYYGPFTDVTSVRNLLKLLKPVFQLRDCKRMDGPCLNYQIDLCPAPCSGQVTREEYHENVEKVKLFLEGRQKEVMDLLQKEMEQAAQNHDYEKAVVIRDQLFSLGEVMEKQKMEFNRNLDQDVIATSNDGEVVVVVVFRVRNGKIMGKDDFLMEGAQENSPPEILTAFIKQYYSGPRQVPAEILLPVMIEDRQLIEKWLSDKIYSDKNYGDYSDEDYGDGDEKDVIIGEYDNGNPPVVEIRVPEEGLEYRLVQMVTKNSSIILNHHKQARGALLDLKTYLKIPRIPRRIEAFDISNLAGKNAVASMVVFEDGKPSKKNYRKYKLETPGPDDYAMMQEVLRRRYEKLVDKGETPPDLVVVDGGRGQLNVATDVLNSLGIKTGVIGLAKEFEQVFIPEVAIPLILPSTSPALHILQWVRDEAHRFAVKYHKNLRNRDLQSSPLDEIPGIGPKRKMNLMRHFGDLETIKNATVDEIFEVKGINRNLAIKIHGFFRPIKD; the protein is encoded by the coding sequence TTGCGATCCACAATTAGCAACCCCAATGATTTACCTGAAAAACCAGGTGTGTACCTCCTGAAAGATGTTCAGGATGAAATTTTGTATGTGGGAAAGGCTAAATCTCTTAAAAAACGTGTTAAAAGCTACTTCAAAGAAGACCTGGAAGATCCCAAAACCAGGGTTTTAATGCGCCACTTCCATCATCTGGATTACCTGGTTACGGATACTGAAAAAGAAGCCTTAATTTTAGAATCTAACCTTATAAAAAAACATTTACCACGTTACAACATACGTCTTAAGGATGATAAACGCTACCCCTATCTTCAGATAACTTCTGATGATTACCCTCGTCTTTTGATCACACGAAATGTCCGGGATGATGGTTCTCATTACTACGGCCCATTCACTGATGTTACCTCAGTAAGGAATTTGCTGAAACTCCTAAAACCAGTATTCCAGCTCAGGGATTGTAAACGTATGGATGGTCCCTGCCTGAACTACCAGATCGATCTATGCCCTGCACCCTGCAGTGGCCAGGTCACCAGGGAAGAATACCATGAAAATGTGGAAAAGGTTAAATTATTCCTGGAAGGCAGGCAAAAAGAGGTCATGGACCTCCTACAGAAAGAGATGGAACAGGCTGCCCAGAATCATGATTATGAGAAAGCAGTGGTCATCAGGGACCAGTTGTTTTCCCTGGGAGAGGTGATGGAAAAACAAAAGATGGAATTCAACCGCAATCTGGACCAGGATGTTATTGCCACATCCAATGATGGGGAAGTAGTGGTAGTGGTGGTTTTCAGAGTAAGAAATGGTAAAATCATGGGCAAAGATGATTTTTTAATGGAGGGAGCCCAGGAAAACTCACCTCCAGAGATTTTAACCGCCTTTATAAAGCAATACTATTCTGGGCCTCGCCAGGTACCTGCAGAAATTCTTCTACCAGTCATGATTGAAGATCGCCAACTTATTGAGAAGTGGTTATCCGATAAAATCTATTCTGATAAAAATTATGGGGATTATTCTGATGAAGATTATGGGGATGGTGACGAGAAGGATGTTATCATTGGTGAATATGATAACGGTAATCCTCCAGTAGTAGAGATAAGAGTGCCTGAAGAGGGATTAGAGTACCGGCTGGTGCAAATGGTGACCAAAAATTCCAGTATAATTTTAAATCATCATAAACAAGCCAGGGGAGCCCTACTCGATCTGAAAACATACCTAAAAATACCAAGGATCCCCCGGCGGATTGAGGCATTTGACATATCCAACCTTGCTGGTAAGAATGCAGTTGCATCCATGGTTGTTTTTGAAGATGGTAAACCATCAAAAAAAAATTATCGGAAGTATAAACTTGAAACTCCAGGACCTGATGACTATGCTATGATGCAGGAAGTACTCCGGAGAAGGTATGAAAAATTAGTGGATAAAGGGGAAACACCCCCTGATCTGGTGGTGGTTGATGGTGGCAGAGGCCAGCTAAATGTGGCCACAGATGTTTTAAATTCATTAGGTATAAAAACAGGAGTTATAGGTTTAGCTAAAGAGTTTGAACAGGTTTTCATACCTGAAGTAGCCATTCCACTTATTTTGCCATCTACCTCCCCTGCTTTACATATTCTGCAATGGGTCCGTGATGAAGCCCATCGTTTTGCTGTGAAATACCATAAGAATCTCAGAAACCGTGATCTCCAGAGTTCTCCCCTGGATGAAATTCCCGGCATTGGACCCAAACGTAAAATGAACCTCATGAGACATTTTGGTGATTTGGAAACCATTAAAAATGCTACTGTCGATGAAATATTCGAAGTTAAGGGTATAAATAGAAATTTAGCTATTAAAATTCATGGATTCTTTCGTCCAATCAAAGATTGA
- a CDS encoding DUF169 domain-containing protein, whose translation MSITIKEIGESLKRAGMLETIPLCVYGQNSIPEDAVPMVSIDPCAAKAMFLATTDKNIPPLYMGQDCLKGVCMGGITWLGFAKKISPYIRYFVSTGHENFREGDAEYLKASPEIFDKFKESIGEITPPGKYLVVRSCDDFPEEELYTEGSDFRSVLCLGNAQQIRNLCSLIHFRTENPFQSIIAPFGPACATMITYPAHMAQNTPENAAFIGPVDPTGNSWFPTDYMALGIPLDIAMDMCHDLEKSFAVKRPEVAYPSQNDLKLD comes from the coding sequence ATGTCAATAACCATAAAAGAAATAGGTGAATCCTTAAAAAGGGCAGGAATGCTTGAAACCATACCGTTATGTGTTTATGGTCAAAACAGCATACCTGAAGATGCGGTGCCAATGGTTTCCATTGATCCCTGTGCTGCTAAAGCCATGTTCCTAGCCACCACTGATAAAAATATTCCCCCTCTTTACATGGGGCAGGATTGCCTTAAAGGGGTGTGTATGGGTGGTATAACTTGGCTGGGATTCGCTAAGAAAATCTCCCCTTACATCCGGTACTTTGTATCCACTGGACATGAAAATTTCAGGGAAGGAGATGCTGAGTATTTAAAGGCCAGCCCAGAGATATTTGATAAATTTAAGGAATCAATAGGTGAAATAACTCCACCTGGGAAATACTTGGTGGTAAGATCATGTGATGATTTTCCAGAGGAGGAACTTTACACTGAGGGTAGTGATTTTAGATCAGTACTATGTTTGGGAAATGCTCAGCAAATACGTAACCTGTGCAGCTTAATTCACTTCAGAACAGAAAATCCATTCCAATCAATAATAGCACCTTTCGGACCAGCCTGTGCAACCATGATAACCTATCCGGCCCATATGGCTCAAAACACTCCTGAAAACGCTGCTTTCATCGGTCCGGTTGATCCTACTGGTAATTCCTGGTTCCCCACAGATTACATGGCCCTGGGAATTCCATTGGATATAGCTATGGATATGTGCCATGATCTGGAAAAATCCTTTGCAGTTAAACGGCCGGAAGTTGCATACCCCTCCCAAAATGACTTAAAACTGGATTAA
- a CDS encoding PepSY domain-containing protein, with product MDIDLGDGWEKKALIVVGVVVFILVIYAYNPFQPKANVTSTNENYIPPDTSIPVTQTPVVTNNSENSSAVNSTNNTFFINADQAKNIAVNQNPGYKASEPFQGTIVVNQTTVVVWMVPISKFGQPSKTVYVDVNTGKIVKTT from the coding sequence ATGGACATAGATCTAGGCGATGGCTGGGAAAAAAAGGCACTGATTGTAGTTGGGGTTGTAGTTTTTATACTGGTGATATATGCTTATAATCCTTTTCAACCCAAAGCGAATGTAACAAGTACTAATGAGAATTATATACCTCCCGATACATCCATACCAGTCACTCAAACTCCTGTTGTAACTAATAATTCTGAAAATTCATCTGCTGTTAATAGTACAAACAATACTTTCTTTATAAATGCAGATCAGGCTAAAAACATTGCTGTAAACCAAAACCCAGGATATAAGGCTTCAGAACCATTTCAGGGGACAATAGTAGTTAACCAGACAACTGTTGTTGTATGGATGGTTCCAATTTCCAAATTTGGTCAGCCCTCAAAAACAGTTTACGTTGATGTGAATACAGGGAAAATAGTCAAAACTACTTAA
- a CDS encoding RNA-binding domain-containing protein: MKCKIIVRAPVNPTEDLDKIIEALSNIFDYDDIIISEESVTVTGNVSCLLPLKEFLEKRQIRDTARKMILKGWNEKSETINIKLSKQAAFAGLVNLVDDDLSPLGEIEVEIHTEDVEEFVDWLCAH; encoded by the coding sequence ATGAAATGTAAAATAATTGTTAGAGCTCCCGTCAATCCAACAGAGGATCTGGATAAAATTATAGAAGCATTATCCAATATTTTCGACTACGATGATATTATAATATCTGAAGAGAGTGTCACTGTTACCGGGAATGTTTCCTGTCTTTTACCACTGAAAGAGTTCCTGGAAAAAAGACAGATCAGAGATACTGCCCGGAAGATGATTCTCAAAGGATGGAATGAGAAATCCGAAACCATTAACATAAAGTTAAGCAAACAGGCCGCATTTGCAGGACTTGTTAATCTGGTGGATGATGATCTGTCCCCACTGGGAGAAATAGAGGTTGAAATCCACACCGAAGATGTGGAAGAGTTCGTAGACTGGTTATGTGCCCATTAA
- a CDS encoding AAA family ATPase has protein sequence MKVIGVTGMPGSGKSVVSRVADSLGMKVVRMGDVIRNEAQKRNEPSGKVAVELRQEYGKFVIADRCVETIKNSSTPKSSHKSTDQKSQLFLIEGIRSPWEVQIFKRNFPNFKVIAIHSSPKTRYIRLKKRMRSDDSAEIKEAKKRDQRELKFGIGEVIASADYMVVNEGAKGKLKNTVRGILKNEM, from the coding sequence ATGAAAGTAATTGGAGTTACTGGAATGCCAGGATCAGGTAAAAGTGTGGTTTCCAGAGTTGCAGATAGTTTAGGGATGAAAGTGGTGCGGATGGGTGATGTTATCCGCAACGAAGCTCAGAAAAGAAATGAACCCTCAGGGAAAGTGGCAGTGGAGTTACGTCAGGAATACGGGAAATTTGTAATAGCAGATCGATGCGTGGAGACCATTAAAAACTCTTCAACTCCAAAATCTTCCCATAAATCCACTGATCAGAAATCCCAGTTATTCCTTATTGAAGGTATTCGCAGCCCATGGGAAGTGCAAATTTTCAAAAGGAATTTCCCCAATTTCAAGGTCATAGCCATACACTCTTCACCAAAAACCCGGTATATTCGGCTTAAAAAAAGAATGCGGTCTGATGACTCTGCAGAAATTAAAGAAGCAAAGAAAAGGGATCAAAGAGAACTGAAATTTGGTATTGGAGAAGTAATTGCCAGTGCTGATTATATGGTGGTTAATGAAGGGGCTAAAGGTAAACTGAAAAACACAGTGCGAGGTATTCTTAAAAATGAAATGTAA
- a CDS encoding DUF2101 family protein, with product MFRKLGEIILQFFSFVGALILAIPKIPQRLREIKIGRAKEKISEENLKEHVSKVRNNLGIDKNSNPSTDKQPELKSVETLPDDNHHPPHKTNSTKSDPDIILISTPFTSKEKEDTIFRLQLLSAGFLILSVLFLFNFFSIIIYAILGILVGGYIIYLLYNRVKVMYGSEFPAYRDFFLMYLAVGIILVLVGTNTNLIMAFSFSFFPSLTILIFAVVAVAVVYLIFRIRYHRDFTYGVVIETGEKMAYVKVEYDIRSNVKPDIYVVENGYGAVDGDTVKLKTEQKLFSNSGNKPISVMETVHKI from the coding sequence ATGTTCCGTAAATTAGGAGAGATCATACTACAATTTTTTTCATTTGTGGGGGCATTAATATTAGCAATTCCCAAAATCCCCCAAAGGCTTCGTGAAATTAAAATTGGGCGTGCAAAAGAAAAAATATCTGAGGAAAATCTAAAAGAACATGTTTCTAAGGTTAGAAATAACTTGGGGATTGATAAAAATTCAAACCCATCTACTGATAAACAACCGGAATTAAAATCCGTGGAAACACTTCCTGATGATAATCATCACCCCCCTCATAAAACAAATTCCACTAAATCTGATCCAGATATCATACTAATTTCCACCCCATTCACATCCAAAGAAAAAGAAGACACTATATTTCGTCTTCAGTTATTGTCTGCAGGATTCCTGATTTTATCAGTGCTTTTCTTGTTTAATTTCTTTTCCATTATCATTTATGCGATTTTAGGAATTTTAGTAGGAGGATATATAATTTATCTCCTTTATAACCGAGTTAAAGTCATGTACGGCTCTGAATTCCCTGCTTATCGGGATTTTTTCTTGATGTACCTGGCCGTGGGCATTATTCTAGTTCTTGTGGGCACCAACACCAACCTGATCATGGCATTTTCATTCAGTTTCTTCCCATCTCTCACCATCTTAATATTTGCAGTTGTAGCCGTTGCAGTGGTTTATCTTATTTTCAGGATACGTTACCATCGTGATTTCACCTACGGAGTTGTAATTGAAACCGGAGAGAAAATGGCCTACGTTAAGGTGGAGTACGATATTCGTTCTAATGTCAAACCAGACATATACGTAGTGGAAAATGGTTATGGTGCAGTAGATGGTGACACCGTGAAATTAAAGACTGAACAAAAGCTTTTCAGTAACAGTGGGAACAAACCGATAAGTGTGATGGAAACTGTTCACAAAATCTAG
- a CDS encoding class III signal peptide-containing protein, giving the protein MENKGQASAEYLLLIVVIIIIMAAVTIPLVSNSVNSTMDVSRASDTKNAIQSIANAVNLVYANGPGAKRTIDIYMPQDMNLTYDNNTRTINQLLELSSQNKTVSANVDYGVTFTNPNPIKGWHQTQIEWPLQNKTSIQVVFLT; this is encoded by the coding sequence ATGGAAAACAAAGGACAGGCATCTGCAGAGTATTTACTACTCATAGTTGTGATTATAATTATAATGGCTGCCGTAACCATACCCCTAGTAAGTAATTCTGTAAATTCTACTATGGATGTTTCTAGAGCATCAGATACTAAAAACGCTATACAAAGCATAGCTAATGCCGTAAATCTAGTTTATGCTAACGGACCCGGGGCAAAAAGAACAATTGACATTTACATGCCACAAGATATGAATTTGACATATGATAACAACACCAGAACTATTAATCAACTATTGGAGCTTTCTTCACAAAATAAAACCGTAAGTGCCAATGTAGATTATGGTGTTACATTTACAAATCCTAATCCCATCAAAGGATGGCATCAGACACAAATCGAATGGCCTTTACAAAACAAAACATCCATCCAAGTAGTTTTTTTAACCTAA
- a CDS encoding M42 family metallopeptidase, with protein sequence MKQILEKLSNAYGVSGFEDDVRNLMMEELKGHVDDLDVDNMGNLIATKKGKPDGKKVMLAAHMDEIGLIVRYIDKEGFIKFSKLGGINDQMLLNQEVYIHSNGEKILGVIGSKPPHRMKAAEKKKPVQYENMFIDIGASDKEDAEEMVNVGDPITIKQKFAELKNDLVMGNAMDNRVGCAILLEVMKRARSDATIYGVGTVQEEVGLKGARTAAYRINPDMALALDVTISGDHPGMKEEDAPAKAGEGPCIILTDASGRGIITHPQVKELLIQVADEEEIPYQLEVSEGGTTDATAIHLTREGIPTGVISPPSRYIHTPVSVVNINDVENAVKLILAVLNRL encoded by the coding sequence ATGAAACAGATACTTGAAAAACTATCCAATGCTTACGGTGTATCCGGATTTGAAGATGATGTTCGAAACCTGATGATGGAAGAACTAAAGGGACATGTGGATGACTTAGACGTGGACAATATGGGCAACCTCATCGCCACTAAAAAAGGGAAACCAGATGGGAAAAAAGTAATGCTAGCAGCCCACATGGATGAGATAGGCCTTATTGTAAGGTACATCGATAAGGAAGGGTTCATAAAGTTCTCCAAGCTGGGTGGAATCAACGATCAGATGCTCCTCAACCAGGAAGTTTACATTCACAGTAATGGTGAGAAAATACTGGGTGTTATTGGAAGTAAACCCCCTCACCGGATGAAAGCAGCGGAAAAAAAGAAACCAGTGCAATACGAGAACATGTTCATTGATATCGGAGCTTCCGATAAGGAAGATGCCGAGGAAATGGTGAATGTAGGAGATCCCATCACCATTAAACAGAAATTTGCAGAACTTAAAAATGATCTGGTAATGGGTAATGCCATGGACAACAGGGTGGGCTGTGCCATCCTTCTGGAAGTTATGAAACGGGCCCGTAGCGATGCCACCATCTATGGGGTGGGAACTGTTCAGGAGGAAGTTGGCCTCAAGGGAGCAAGAACTGCCGCCTACCGTATCAATCCGGACATGGCCCTAGCTCTGGATGTCACTATCTCTGGAGATCATCCTGGTATGAAGGAAGAAGACGCTCCAGCCAAGGCCGGTGAAGGACCATGCATAATACTAACTGATGCCAGTGGACGGGGAATCATTACCCACCCTCAGGTTAAGGAACTCCTGATCCAGGTTGCTGATGAAGAGGAAATACCTTACCAATTGGAAGTTAGTGAAGGAGGAACCACTGACGCTACAGCTATCCACCTTACCAGAGAAGGTATTCCTACCGGGGTGATATCACCCCCATCACGATACATTCATACACCAGTGAGCGTTGTAAATATTAATGATGTGGAAAATGCCGTTAAACTAATATTAGCCGTACTTAATAGGCTTTAA
- a CDS encoding phosphopantothenate/pantothenate synthetase, whose product MNDISPTHPRYHSLLLRDKMAQAYQEGILADTALIAHGRGEAFDYILGEKTNPPANKAIEAATAALLLAKNPVLSVNGNTAVLAGEDMVNLANLIQAKVEINLFYRTPQRVMKVQEVLESAGATEVLGKEDDDYLPLEGLKGPRSRAHPNGVHQADVVLVPLEDGDRAEALVALDKKVITIDLNPLSRTAQKSSITIVDNLVRALPLMMAEVKKLKGCYREDLEKIVNEFDNAENIHNTLDLISQHFKRDERL is encoded by the coding sequence ATGAATGACATTTCACCAACCCACCCCCGTTATCATTCCCTTCTTTTAAGGGATAAAATGGCCCAAGCTTACCAGGAAGGAATCCTGGCTGACACAGCACTAATCGCCCATGGAAGAGGAGAAGCATTTGATTACATTTTAGGTGAAAAAACAAATCCCCCTGCAAATAAAGCTATTGAAGCTGCAACTGCAGCACTTTTACTGGCAAAAAACCCGGTTTTATCAGTAAATGGGAACACTGCAGTTCTAGCAGGAGAGGATATGGTGAATTTGGCCAATTTAATACAGGCAAAGGTGGAGATCAACCTATTCTACCGTACCCCACAGCGGGTGATGAAAGTTCAAGAAGTGCTGGAAAGTGCCGGTGCCACTGAGGTTTTGGGCAAGGAAGATGATGACTACCTGCCCCTGGAGGGATTGAAGGGACCACGTTCACGAGCTCATCCAAATGGTGTGCACCAGGCCGATGTGGTTCTGGTTCCGCTGGAAGATGGGGACCGGGCAGAGGCACTGGTTGCACTGGACAAGAAGGTAATAACCATTGATCTCAACCCTTTATCCAGGACTGCTCAAAAATCATCAATAACCATTGTGGATAACCTGGTCAGGGCCCTGCCACTAATGATGGCTGAAGTAAAGAAGCTCAAAGGATGTTACAGGGAGGATCTGGAGAAGATTGTTAATGAATTTGACAATGCTGAAAATATCCACAATACTCTGGACCTTATATCACAACATTTTAAGAGAGATGAAAGATTATGA